From Vitis vinifera cultivar Pinot Noir 40024 chromosome 3, ASM3070453v1, the proteins below share one genomic window:
- the LOC132252619 gene encoding uncharacterized protein LOC132252619 isoform X2, which produces MGFMNVLKFSAACFDILAWPLFALGYPLCSSIRAIETNSISDFRKLVAYWVLFSLISLFDHAFSKLLEWVPFWPYIKLMVICWLVIPQFDGSYYVYQHLVHPCLSMDPQVVMNWLFNESKKKFHSRETFLVSADQYIKENGPEALEKLLARKLRSTKPNVEVKEIKAPAAPEKKGEQWKCEEPNVAQKEIQVVKVTEIKNGGDGAKRVKQTEINLGETRSNTTCAVEIKERAAALVAAEIEACRDDRTPKIPLHEKVQKEWACAVCQFTTQTEATFNSHLQGKRHQAISEQLRAKNQATKTNCSPSASMAKKSDQSTKEEQPKCTSNLNSKNNGISAASTVKKLDETKDDEQQKSASSNGPNQKNNKKQEVQTNEQGRQKNLRQTGDGMKELRSWCNICNVSCTRELDLASHLNGRRHFDRIKQLSELWCSNCNVRCNSEVDMASHRNGRRHLEQLKERLGLWCSICSVSCNSKVDMDSHLNGKIHLDQIKDQLRLWCGACNTTCKSERNMAFHLNGRKHLEKKGNT; this is translated from the exons ATGGGTTTTATGAATGTTCTCAAGTTCTCAGCTGCATGCTTTGATATTCTTGCCTG GCCTCTATTTGCACTGGGTTATCCTCT ATGTTCTTCAATTCGGGCAATTGAGACTAACTCAATCTCAGACTTTCGGAAGTTGGTGGCGTATTGGGTTCTATTTTCCTTGATTTCACTCTTTGATCATGCTTTTTCCAAGCTCCTTGAATG GGTACCATTCTGGCCTTACATAAAGCTGATGGTCATCTGCTGGCTGGTGATACCGCAGTTTGATGGTTCATATTATGTCTATCAACACCTAGTTCATCCATGCTTGTCCATGGATCCACAAGTTGTCATGAATTGGCTCTTCAATGAATCAAAAAAGAAGTTTCATAGCAGAGAAACCTTTCTTGTTTCAGCAGACCAATATATTAAGGAGAATGGACCTGAAGCGTTGGAGAAACTACTTGCTAGGAAG TTGAGGAGCACAAAGCCTAATGTTGAAGTGAAAGAGATCAAAGCACCTGCAGCACCGGAGAAAAAAGGGGAACAG TGGAAGTGTGAAGAGCCTAATGTTGCTCAAAAAGAGATCCAAGTAGTCAAAGTAACAGAGATAAAAAATGGGGGGGATGGAGCAAAGAGG GTTAAACAAACAGAGATAAATCTTGGTGAAACTAGAAGTAATACAACCTGTGCTGTGGAGATAAAAGAAAGGGCAGCAGCACTGGTGGCTGCAGAAATTGAGGCATGTAGAGACGATAGAACCCCCAAGATACCTCTTCATGAGAAAGTCCAGAAAGAGTGGGCTTGTGCTGTGTGCCAGTTCACAACCCAAACTGAAGCGACCTTCAATTCCCACCTTCAAGGGAAGAGACATCAGGCCATTTCTGAGCAGCTGAGAGCCAAAAATCAGGCAACCAAAACCAATTGTTCCCCATCTGCTTCAATGGCCAAGAAATCTGATCAGTCCACCAAAGAGGAGCAACCGAAGTGTACTTCCAATCTGAATTCCAAAAACAATGGAATCTCAGCTGCTTCAACAGTGAAGAAACTTGATGAGACCAAAGATGATGAGCAACAAAAGTCTGCATCTAGCAATGGACCGAACCAGAAGAATAACAAAAAGCAAGAGGTACAGACCAATGAGCAAGGCCGTCAGAAGAACTTAAGGCAAACTGGTGATGGAATGAAAGAGTTGAGATCATGGTGCAATATCTGTAATGTAAGCTGCACAAGGGAGCTTGACCTGGCCTCGCATCTCAATGGAAGGAGGCACTTTGATAGGATAAAGCAGCTGTCTGAATTATGGTGCAGTAACTGCAATGTAAGGTGCAACAGTGAGGTTGATATGGCCTCTCACCGAAATGGGAGGAGGCACTTGGAGCAGCTGAAGGAACGGTTAGGATTATGGTGCAGTATCTGTAGTGTGAGTTGCAACAGCAAGGTGGACATGGATTCTCACCTAAATGGGAAGATTCACTTGGATCAGATCAAGGACCAGTTAAGATTATGGTGTGGGGCATGTAATACAACCTGCAAGAGTGAGCGCAACATGGCCTTTCATCTGAATGGGAGGAAGCACTTAGAGAAGAAGGGGAATACCTGA
- the LOC132252619 gene encoding uncharacterized protein LOC132252619 isoform X1 — protein MGFMNVLKFSAACFDILAWPLFALGYPLCSSIRAIETNSISDFRKLVAYWVLFSLISLFDHAFSKLLEWVPFWPYIKLMVICWLVIPQFDGSYYVYQHLVHPCLSMDPQVVMNWLFNESKKKFHSRETFLVSADQYIKENGPEALEKLLARKLRSTKPNVEVKEIKAPAAPEKKGEQWKCEEPNVAQKEIQVVKVTEIKNGGDGAKRCEWSNAAKEEVKVTEVTQRTFGGTAQWVKQTEINLGETRSNTTCAVEIKERAAALVAAEIEACRDDRTPKIPLHEKVQKEWACAVCQFTTQTEATFNSHLQGKRHQAISEQLRAKNQATKTNCSPSASMAKKSDQSTKEEQPKCTSNLNSKNNGISAASTVKKLDETKDDEQQKSASSNGPNQKNNKKQEVQTNEQGRQKNLRQTGDGMKELRSWCNICNVSCTRELDLASHLNGRRHFDRIKQLSELWCSNCNVRCNSEVDMASHRNGRRHLEQLKERLGLWCSICSVSCNSKVDMDSHLNGKIHLDQIKDQLRLWCGACNTTCKSERNMAFHLNGRKHLEKKGNT, from the exons ATGGGTTTTATGAATGTTCTCAAGTTCTCAGCTGCATGCTTTGATATTCTTGCCTG GCCTCTATTTGCACTGGGTTATCCTCT ATGTTCTTCAATTCGGGCAATTGAGACTAACTCAATCTCAGACTTTCGGAAGTTGGTGGCGTATTGGGTTCTATTTTCCTTGATTTCACTCTTTGATCATGCTTTTTCCAAGCTCCTTGAATG GGTACCATTCTGGCCTTACATAAAGCTGATGGTCATCTGCTGGCTGGTGATACCGCAGTTTGATGGTTCATATTATGTCTATCAACACCTAGTTCATCCATGCTTGTCCATGGATCCACAAGTTGTCATGAATTGGCTCTTCAATGAATCAAAAAAGAAGTTTCATAGCAGAGAAACCTTTCTTGTTTCAGCAGACCAATATATTAAGGAGAATGGACCTGAAGCGTTGGAGAAACTACTTGCTAGGAAG TTGAGGAGCACAAAGCCTAATGTTGAAGTGAAAGAGATCAAAGCACCTGCAGCACCGGAGAAAAAAGGGGAACAG TGGAAGTGTGAAGAGCCTAATGTTGCTCAAAAAGAGATCCAAGTAGTCAAAGTAACAGAGATAAAAAATGGGGGGGATGGAGCAAAGAGG TGTGAATGGTCTAATGCTGCTAAGGAGGAGGTCAAAGTGACAGAAGTAACACAGAGAACATTTGGTGGTACAGCACAGTGG GTTAAACAAACAGAGATAAATCTTGGTGAAACTAGAAGTAATACAACCTGTGCTGTGGAGATAAAAGAAAGGGCAGCAGCACTGGTGGCTGCAGAAATTGAGGCATGTAGAGACGATAGAACCCCCAAGATACCTCTTCATGAGAAAGTCCAGAAAGAGTGGGCTTGTGCTGTGTGCCAGTTCACAACCCAAACTGAAGCGACCTTCAATTCCCACCTTCAAGGGAAGAGACATCAGGCCATTTCTGAGCAGCTGAGAGCCAAAAATCAGGCAACCAAAACCAATTGTTCCCCATCTGCTTCAATGGCCAAGAAATCTGATCAGTCCACCAAAGAGGAGCAACCGAAGTGTACTTCCAATCTGAATTCCAAAAACAATGGAATCTCAGCTGCTTCAACAGTGAAGAAACTTGATGAGACCAAAGATGATGAGCAACAAAAGTCTGCATCTAGCAATGGACCGAACCAGAAGAATAACAAAAAGCAAGAGGTACAGACCAATGAGCAAGGCCGTCAGAAGAACTTAAGGCAAACTGGTGATGGAATGAAAGAGTTGAGATCATGGTGCAATATCTGTAATGTAAGCTGCACAAGGGAGCTTGACCTGGCCTCGCATCTCAATGGAAGGAGGCACTTTGATAGGATAAAGCAGCTGTCTGAATTATGGTGCAGTAACTGCAATGTAAGGTGCAACAGTGAGGTTGATATGGCCTCTCACCGAAATGGGAGGAGGCACTTGGAGCAGCTGAAGGAACGGTTAGGATTATGGTGCAGTATCTGTAGTGTGAGTTGCAACAGCAAGGTGGACATGGATTCTCACCTAAATGGGAAGATTCACTTGGATCAGATCAAGGACCAGTTAAGATTATGGTGTGGGGCATGTAATACAACCTGCAAGAGTGAGCGCAACATGGCCTTTCATCTGAATGGGAGGAAGCACTTAGAGAAGAAGGGGAATACCTGA